A region of bacterium DNA encodes the following proteins:
- a CDS encoding carbonic anhydrase — protein sequence MRKLLEGILDFHAKREAGNDLLFKHLTARQQPDALFITCSDSRVVPNLLVSTNPGDLFVMRNVGNVVPACCDHSGYSKTDDSEIAALEYALNCLQVKDIIVCGHSNCGAIHAIYKNSTVKSAPHLNSWLSHAKDALDTFEHPLTFDKDWSVPDRISQKNVLLQIEHLKTYDIVQSALQKKQTALHAWWFDIEEVEIYSFNRDENKFKVINPAEAQYILQTSI from the coding sequence ATGCGCAAATTACTGGAAGGCATCCTGGATTTCCACGCCAAGCGCGAGGCGGGAAATGATCTTTTATTCAAACACTTAACCGCCCGCCAGCAACCTGACGCGCTTTTCATCACTTGCAGTGACAGCCGGGTGGTGCCCAATCTTCTGGTCTCCACCAATCCGGGAGATCTTTTTGTCATGCGCAATGTGGGTAATGTTGTCCCGGCCTGCTGCGATCACTCCGGTTATTCCAAAACTGACGACTCGGAAATAGCCGCACTCGAATATGCGCTGAATTGTCTCCAGGTAAAAGATATTATTGTCTGCGGCCACTCCAATTGTGGTGCCATCCACGCTATTTATAAGAATTCCACCGTAAAGTCCGCGCCCCATTTAAACTCCTGGCTGAGCCATGCCAAGGATGCGCTGGATACCTTTGAGCATCCGCTCACGTTTGATAAAGACTGGTCCGTCCCGGACCGCATCTCGCAAAAAAATGTCCTTCTCCAAATTGAACATTTAAAAACCTATGATATCGTGCAATCTGCATTGCAAAAAAAACAGACCGCATTGCATGCCTGGTGGTTTGACATCGAAGAAGTGGAAATCTACTCCTTCAACCGTGATGAAAATAAATTCAAGGTTATCAATCCGGCTGAAGCACAGTATATTCTTCAAACGAGCATCTAA